In Cheilinus undulatus linkage group 14, ASM1832078v1, whole genome shotgun sequence, the genomic stretch CTGGCCTTTTGAAGATTACATCTCAGGTGTGACTGATTAGCTCCTCTCTGTTGTGGCTGtgggattaaaatgttttcaggtCACCTGAAAGCTCAAACCAAGAAGACAGTGGGAATCTTGGATCTGGGAGGAGGATCCACGCAGATCACTTTTCTGCCAAAACTCAGGGTGAGCTGCTTGTTTGCAGATCTGTGTACAAATGACACTCATTGGTGAGCAGTGCCCCACTATGTCTGTTATTCCATTGTAGAAAACCATTGAAAGTGCCCCTGTTGATGATTATGTTGCCAGATTTGACATCTTCAACTCAACATTTGAGCTGTACACCCACAGGTAACAGATCCAGTAGTTAGGAATGTGTGAATTATTTGTGACTGCACCAATCATGTCTATTTCAGGCGATTTcagacattttacattttaaattaggATCCAGTATTGACTCATTATAGTACACATGGTGCTTACATTACAGTGATACACACAACTCAAGATTCAGTAAGTGTAAAGATGCTGGTTCAGGATTTTATGAACTGTTTCCTGATCAGTGTTCATTTGTGCAGCTATTTTAAATCtagttttaaaaatactgacataccttaCATGCACTGTGGAGATATATCGTGGATTTTGTataggagcccatgacatcactgaTCCCTATGAGGATTATAAACCatagttcatctcagtacagtgtGCTGTTAGTTATGTCACTGCCTTCAGTGAAAGGTATCAGTCAGCTACATGTTGGGTTTATGTTTATTGTGAGGTTAATGTGcaaaaatctatcagccatgggtgattaaaagtatcataacagataTTTGTActagaaaacagtaaatttaattccccacttctgtctctctgctttgTCACAGAGCCAGCAGCTgaactctgatcagaagcatttttaaattttattttagagGATCATACTTCTTGTGAGTGGATGTGGCTTTAGCTTATTCagctgacacgcccacaccatcctagagcagattttaatgCCTCACTTTTCAgaattttgaagcttaatttttttttttaacttggagatgtttttcatcacaAAAATTTGGCCTGGTTGTTTATAACCCAGTGGCCTTTcaacaacaaacctaaaataaaggttttttccctttacagggactttaacaaTTACAGTTGTATTAGTACGTGTTTTTTACAGTTGATGTAATCAGTTGTTAGCTCAATCGTCCAAGTTCCCCCTGCCTTTAACGTGCCCGATAGGCTCTTCCTGGTCAATGGAGAGACCTGGTTCACTGCTCAGTGTGTCTACCTCTGAagcttacttcttgttttgaattgaggactctatTGGTTAAAAACTGCTCATTCATAGGTTTTCTTGGGTTTGCACTGCAAGTGATCccaacatgcttttaaagtaGTATTGCAAACCCTGGGAGGGCACTATTGGTCTAATTGTGCATCCCATGTACAGCTACAGGCTACAGCCCTCAAATTGAGGGTCCAAGGTTCATTTCCCTACCTCAGCCACTCACAGACTCCATCCACCGTCCTGCCCATTTAATTAAGGCATATTTGTAATATATTTGGTCTCATTTTAAATTGtcctttattttaattgattttaatggaattttaaGGTATTGTTACATCCCTATATTCTTCAAAACTCCATTacctataccacttatccctgTTTGGGGTTGCAGTTGGGGCtagagctgatcccagctgggCGAGAGGCCGGGAATGCCTTGGACTGTTTCCAGTCtatcacagggctgacaaaaAGATAGATGACCAGGCACAGTCACACCTATGGGTGTGGTGTGACGTAGTACCCTGAGAAAACCCAGGCGTGCATGCCCTGTCTGAtagggattcaaaccaggaaccttctttcTGTGATGCAGGTGAACAAACCCCCTGCATCACTATTCAGCCCATAGTTGAAACTTTTTCATCTAATCTTATCTGAGTTTAAATTGGGACAAATTTATTATCTGATGAGTCACAAAGATGTGAGTAACAGGCTGACCATTTATTTGGCCTATTTACAGAATGACTTGCTTGTTAAATGTGCAGTCTGTTCCTGTTTGCTCTTTTGTGACCATGCTTTCATCTTACATGCAGTTACCTTGGAAATGGTCTGATGGCGGCACGGTTGGCCACCCTGGGCGCTCTGGGTGCAGAAGGTACTGTGCTTACATGATGAAAAGGTGGCCTGTCGCCATTAGCTGTGGGTCAGTGTTGTTcattgtgagtgtgtgtctctgacGGACACAAAGCAGTGAGTCAGTTCTCTGGTCGCTCGCTCTCCAAGCactgaagatgtttttgtgGAATGTCTTTCTTTCTAATAAACAATTCAGCTGAGACCCTGAGATGAATCACCAAAAAGCTTTAGAGGAAATTGTGTTGGTCCCCAGTTCTCGAGACAGTCTCGGACCACTGTGGCTGTTTGTGAAGCGGTTGAACCAGTTAGAAAATTAAATGAGTCATGTTTGTGCTCTCTCAGGGCTGGAGTGGCGTGTTTTTAAAAGTACGTGCCTGCCAAAAAAGTTCAGGGATGAATGGAGCTTTGGAGGGCTGACGTATCAAGTGAGCGGACACCCAGATGGTAAGAATCTGTTCATGTTAAATTAGCACGCTGAGTTCAGTAAATTCAGAGCTACTTAGTGTGGggataaacacttttaaacaccGCTTTGAATTCATTGTGATGGGATTAACCTTAAGACTACAAACAAGCACAGTGTAGAACTTTCAACTTTTGTGATAGCAACCAACCATCTGcagaaaagcttttaaagccCATTTAAATAGACTTAGTGGTATTGCGcatcattttttgttgttgttccagTGTAAAGATGCATAATTCACACTGCTGtctctgttttctctgcagGTTATTCAGGATACAAGCTCTGTTATCAGGAGGTACTCAAGGTGGTGAAGGGGATTATTCATCAGCCGTACGAGCTGGAAGACAGCAGCGTCTTCTATGCATTCTCCTATTACTTTGACAGAGCGGTGGATGCCGGCCTTATCGGTTCGTACACTCTCTCAAACGCACCTTACGTAATTATACACACCCAGCAGGATGTTATTACCCATCCCAGAGACAGACACAGGCAGGACAATGTGAGTCATCAGCACCTGTCTCAGTGGATTTGAAGAGCTATAGGTATGTAGTTATTAGAGAAATTGCTATCCTCTGTCAGTCTGAGCTAAAAGGGCACGAGCTCGGTTATTAGTATTGTGGAAATGTGAATGTAAATCTTCTCTCTAATGATTGGTATAACatttaaatgcaacaaaatgaCCAAATCCCTTCTCCGATGTCACAGATGGGGTCCAAGGAGGGATGCTGGAGGTGAGACACTTCAAGAAGAGAGCAAAAGAGGGTGAGAAGCAATGCATCATAACAGTGACAGATCTGCAGCTCCCTGTACTTGAGACACAGTGCGCATCTCAATAGTCTGGACTAGTGTCCTCGCTGCTTTCTGAAAGCCTGCCCTCATCCTCTCAGTAGAATACAGATGACTGATTACCCATCCTAACAGACATAACTCCCCTTCTGTCTGCCCAGTGTGCAATAAGATGACCAAACACCCTCCCATCAGTTCTTTCCTGTGTATGGACATGACCTACATCACTTGTCTGCTCAAGGACGGCTTCGGCTTCAAGGATAGCACCGTGCTGCAGGTGAAGCAGAGCTGCAACAAGCACAATCAgcagaagcaataaaaaggACAGTTCTGTTCAAAAGGGTTTGAATTAGTAGAACATTACCATTGGAAATTGTGTAGCTCAGACTCATCGCTGTATGAGTCATCAGCCATTTACTCTTGTTAAAAGGCATTAGTGCATCTACGTTCAGCATTTGTTACTATCATCTGATTATAGATGATAAGACTGAAACATCAGTGACATTTGTTAAAACATCAAACCCAATTATTGAAGAAGTAGTTGCTTTAAATCCCCAGGACAACAGACTGATGCTCCTGAccttaaacataaaaaagtgaagaaaagacTCAAactttgtgttacttttttatttcaataaatacaaaagGCATTTAAGTGATTTGGTGTTGGGTTTTTTCCCTCCTAGTTGACCAAGAAAGTGAACAACGTGGAGGCAAGCTGGGCTTTGGGCGCCACGCTGGACCACTTCCACAACCTGAAGATccactgaggaggaggaggaggaggaacaaACACTGCTCATAGTGTACACTACTTTATCTAACAGCCCCAGAcatctgctgtttgtttgttttttctaacCTCATGAGTAAttcttcattttgtttaaaaagcaaTTATTCTCAAGTGTTAATATATTGAGCTGTAAATGAGAAATTTGTGCCTTACTCAGAGAACAAGTAGAGCGCTGGAGGTCCACACTTTGAGTGGAAGAAGTTAACCAATGACACGCTGAGTGAAGCAGCTCTGGGCATTTTGTTTCAGATggttgtttctgtgtgtttttctcagGTTGATaaacagagaggctgtgaccGGTGTTTACATGCAGCAGCGTGATATTCTGTGCTGGAATAGTTTGTTTAATGTCAGCGGTTTTCTTATTAGTAATACAGACAATGGAGTATCTTCCTATGCTGGTACATTTTGACAGTCAATTATATCGGCTGTGGTGTCTTTAAAAGTAAGTGGGACTCCATTTCCATCAGAGAAAACATCTCTGCATTTCAAACTCACACTTGTTTACAATGATGCTGCTCAGAACAATGCACGGTCATTATATTTTCATACACCTTGAAACCCGTCTCAGTTTTTCTTTGGGACTATTTAAGTTCAAAAACTTGaggaaaaaatgttgtttgtaCAAACATCGCCATGTCactcttttcaaaataaaaccatcatcattattactaattacagatatctacaggGTTAAAGTCAGTGATTAATCTATGTACAAATGGATGTCTACGTTAAGTCCGCTCTGGCTGCAGGAAACGGCAGTGAGTGTAATATTGCATGATGACGGGCTACAGCAATGCCACCACATCTTCTCCATATGCATGGCCTTCGGTCGTCATGGTCACCAATTCATGTGGCTGTGAAAGGACTACCACTGAGTCTGCAGAGCCTGGAGAGAGGGATACAAAGGACAAAGCACCTAGTAGCATGAATAATGTCCAAGAGTGAGTCACCTGTCGATCAGTCCCAATATATAAACTCTGAATGCAAAGCTGCATTCATGATGAGACCAGGCACctctgttttaaaagaaaaactttctTTCTTCTGTCCTTGAGTTCCTTCATGTTCTCACCTGGTTATGCTTTTTGGTTTTAATGCTGACAGGCCAATTTAACAAAACTGAAGGGTGTTCAACGATCCCTTTAATGAGCTCAGAAAATATTCTAGcttagaaaaataaaaggagTAGGCTTTCAGGAATGACATATGGAGCTGTGGAAATGTGACTGTGAGGAAAAAAGCACAGATTGATAAAATCAATGAACGAAAGCTTAAAAACTAGGTCATATATGCCAAGCATACGCCTTACtttgatttgataaaaaatacaatgaaaGTATAACTTTGAAGAAACTGTCAGATGAGATTTAAACATCCAAAAAGGAGAAAGTTAAAAAGGTTACGCCTTTTTAAGTCTGCTTCCTTATTTATATAAACCACATAGAGGTTCTCTGTCATATAGGTCATGGTAATCCAAAGCTTCATCCTAAAGGGGACTACTTTACTGGATTTGGTGTTTTTGAGGACACTGACCTTCTCCTCCAAAAGACTTATTTCTGACCTGTCACTTTCAAAACTGAAGAAGCCTGTTTGGAGtagaagaagagagagggggaacATCTTCAAGAACATTAACCAAGTCCAGGAGCACCCTTTTGGATCCAGCTTTGTATTATAATAATATACTAAGCCTTGCCTTTATATTATGTCTGTATATTTATtaccttttttaaacaaatacaacagATTTACAAACCTAAACAGCAGGGATGCAAAATAGTAGAATCTTGGTGATATACTGATATTTCCAAACAAAGTTTTGCAATCTATCATTCAGCTTTAAAGTCCACAAATATATTACTTGCTGTTTACAGTGAAGCAATTTTTCTTCAATATTCAGCCACTCtttcttaaaaacacaaacaaaacaaaacaaagatttcaACTGACTATAAAGAACAAAAGAAGAATAATTTAGTGATGTCAGGTGATCAGAGATGGAAACGTACCAGATTATTGTAatcaagtaaaagtgcagttattttggttaaaatgtaccaaagtagaagtaaaagtacaggtctataaatctattcaagtaaaagtataaagtCTTTTAAAGTTTACCCAAAgcactgagtagctactttagATATCCAAAAGGCTTTCACAGTGATAAATGATCTTTCCTTAATGTGCAGTAACTACATGAGAATGTAAATCTCCATCCAGGTTGGCTATTACGAGGTGTGACTTCACCTAAAGTAAAATGCCACAGCTGTTTTGTGATTAAATGTAGAATTATAATCTCTCTTGTGAAAGTCAAACTACTGGCTATTCACTTAATATTGTGAGAAAACTTGGACCTCCTTGTTTAGTCTTAATGtgctaaatatttttactcagtATTTGATATTCTTTACAAATATAATGAAGAACAGTACTTTCCCCAGTGTAAACTTCAGTAAAGAAAAAGTTTGAGTTTAAGAAGTTCTTGAAAAAGTATAAGTACACAAAAAGgctactcagttacagtagttggagtaaatgtaattagttactttccatccCTGCAGGTGACACAGCCGAACTAAAAAACTAACTTCACTTCTCTTAACTGAAGAAACAATTGTACtggatatttttattgaaattatcAGTTTATTTAATAATCATTAAAGCCAGTGTCACATGAAAaagataatcttaaaaaaattagCTCTAAGAAATGCTAAATCTGTTAACTCATTAGAAGTGATTCTTGGAAT encodes the following:
- the LOC121521224 gene encoding ectonucleoside triphosphate diphosphohydrolase 5-like isoform X1; protein product: MKLSVMFSLLVLLAVVDLSRAQLKTSLVDLTNSIGSILPSLSRPANHSRIFYAVMFDAGSTGTRIHVYTFIQGGSAELPVLDNEMFHSIKPGLSAYADSPEMAAHTVRMLLKVAKKTVPRLEWKRTPVVLRATAGLRLLSTEKAQALLEQVQHVFDESPFLVPDNSVSIMNGKNEGILAWISVNFLTGHLKAQTKKTVGILDLGGGSTQITFLPKLRKTIESAPVDDYVARFDIFNSTFELYTHSYLGNGLMAARLATLGALGAEGLEWRVFKSTCLPKKFRDEWSFGGLTYQVSGHPDGYSGYKLCYQEVLKVVKGIIHQPYELEDSSVFYAFSYYFDRAVDAGLIDGVQGGMLEVRHFKKRAKEVCNKMTKHPPISSFLCMDMTYITCLLKDGFGFKDSTVLQLTKKVNNVEASWALGATLDHFHNLKIH
- the LOC121521224 gene encoding ectonucleoside triphosphate diphosphohydrolase 5-like isoform X3; the encoded protein is MFDAGSTGTRIHVYTFIQGGSAELPVLDNEMFHSIKPGLSAYADSPEMAAHTVRMLLKVAKKTVPRLEWKRTPVVLRATAGLRLLSTEKAQALLEQVQHVFDESPFLVPDNSVSIMNGKNEGILAWISVNFLTGHLKAQTKKTVGILDLGGGSTQITFLPKLRKTIESAPVDDYVARFDIFNSTFELYTHSYLGNGLMAARLATLGALGAEGLEWRVFKSTCLPKKFRDEWSFGGLTYQVSGHPDGYSGYKLCYQEVLKVVKGIIHQPYELEDSSVFYAFSYYFDRAVDAGLIDGVQGGMLEVRHFKKRAKEVCNKMTKHPPISSFLCMDMTYITCLLKDGFGFKDSTVLQLTKKVNNVEASWALGATLDHFHNLKIH
- the LOC121521224 gene encoding ectonucleoside triphosphate diphosphohydrolase 5-like isoform X2, with amino-acid sequence MKLSVMFSLLVLLAVVDLSRAQLKTSLVDLTNSIGSILPSLSRPANHSRIFYAVMFDAGSTGTRIHVYTFIQGGSELPVLDNEMFHSIKPGLSAYADSPEMAAHTVRMLLKVAKKTVPRLEWKRTPVVLRATAGLRLLSTEKAQALLEQVQHVFDESPFLVPDNSVSIMNGKNEGILAWISVNFLTGHLKAQTKKTVGILDLGGGSTQITFLPKLRKTIESAPVDDYVARFDIFNSTFELYTHSYLGNGLMAARLATLGALGAEGLEWRVFKSTCLPKKFRDEWSFGGLTYQVSGHPDGYSGYKLCYQEVLKVVKGIIHQPYELEDSSVFYAFSYYFDRAVDAGLIDGVQGGMLEVRHFKKRAKEVCNKMTKHPPISSFLCMDMTYITCLLKDGFGFKDSTVLQLTKKVNNVEASWALGATLDHFHNLKIH